Proteins from one Ricinus communis isolate WT05 ecotype wild-type chromosome 9, ASM1957865v1, whole genome shotgun sequence genomic window:
- the LOC8265632 gene encoding 9-cis-epoxycarotenoid dioxygenase NCED6, chloroplastic, producing the protein MQASLRFSNSSSSLLSDPKTQQNYTKTPSITCKIIINPSKKKFPLKKLPLSLPPPPLSEPAPPSLEPGPTFTTPRETDHPIALNPLQKLAALALDKIESSLLVPFERNHLLPRTIDPTVQISGNFAPVLECPVHHGIEVVGHIPNSLRGVYLRNGANPVYAPTGGHHLFDGDGMVHAVTLGYENRASYSCRFTRTSRLEQEAALGRSVFPKPIGELHGHLGFARLLIFMVRAGIGLVDGSRGTGVANAGLVYFNGRLLAMSEDDLPYHVKIKGDGDLETIKRFSFDDQLDCPMIAHPKVDPVTGELHALSYNVVQKPYLKYFKFDKYGKKSRDLDITLHQPTMIHDFAVTRNFVVIPDHQVVFKLSEMIRGGSPVIYDKNKTSRFGILSKNEVNESGIQWIEVPNCFCFHLWNSWEEISTNGDKIIVVIGSCMNPPDSIFNESETAIQSELSEIRLNMRTRESTRKAIVRGMNLEAGQVNRKFVGQKTRYVYLAIAEPWPKCSGIAKVDLETKEVTKFMYGKGRYGGEPFFVAKNREGEEEEDDDDDGKKIGNVINDEEGEGYIMGFVRDEIKERSELVIVNATGMEQVASVSLPTRVPYGFHGTFVSEDELKGQALS; encoded by the coding sequence ATGCAAGCCTCTCTTCGCTTCTCTAATAGTTCTTCCTCTTTACTCTCAGACCCTAAAACACAACAAAATTACACCAAAACACCATCTATAACATGCAAAATCATCATCaatccttcaaagaaaaaatttccTTTGAAAAAGCTGCCACTCTCACTGCCGCCTCCACCATTATCGGAACCTGCACCACCATCACTAGAACCGGGACCCACGTTCACCACTCCAAGAGAAACTGACCACCCTATTGCTTTAAACCCACTTCAAAAGCTTGCAGCTTTAGCTTTAGACAAAATAGAATCTTCACTGCTTGTACCGTTTGAAAGAAACCATTTATTACCAAGAACCATTGACCCGACAGTTCAAATTTCAGGTAATTTCGCGCCGGTTCTTGAGTGTCCGGTTCATCATGGTATAGAAGTTGTGGGCCATATTCCGAACAGCTTACGTGGCGTTTACTTACGAAACGGTGCAAATCCTGTGTATGCACCCACAGGCGGCCACCACTTATTTGACGGTGATGGTATGGTTCATGCAGTTACTTTGGGATATGAAAACCGAGCCAGTTATAGCTGCAGGTTCACTCGTACGAGCCGGCTCGAGCAAGAAGCCGCATTGGGCAGGTCAGTTTTCCCTAAACCAATTGGTGAGCTGCATGGACACTTAGGTTTTGCTCGGCTTTTAATATTCATGGTTCGAGCCGGTATCGGTCTGGTAGATGGGTCACGTGGCACAGGCGTAGCAAACGCTGGGTTAGTTTATTTCAACGGTCGATTATTAGCCATGTCAGAGGATGATCTTCCTTATCATGTAAAGATCAAGGGTGATGGTGATCTTGAAACGATCAAACGGTTCAGTTTCGATGATCAACTTGATTGTCCAATGATTGCACACCCTAAGGTGGACCCTGTAACCGGCGAGCTCCATGCATTAAGTTACAACGTAGTACAAAAGCCTTACTTGAAATACTTCAAGTTTGACAAGTACGGCAAAAAGTCACGTGACTTGGATATAACCTTACACCAGCCCACAATGATCCATGACTTTGCGGTCACCAGGAATTTCGTAGTAATACCGGATCACCAAGTAGTTTTCAAGTTATCCGAGATGATTCGTGGCGGGTCACCCGTAATTTACGACAAAAACAAGACTTCAAGGTTTggaattttatcaaaaaatgaAGTGAATGAGTCTGGGATTCAATGGATTGAGGTACCAAATTGTTTTTGCTTTCATTTGTGGAATTCATGGGAGGAAATTTCTACTAATGgtgataaaattattgttgTTATCGGGTCATGCATGAACCCACCCGATTCGATCTTCAATGAATCCGAAACAGCAATTCAAAGTGAACTATCAGAGATTCGCTTAAACATGAGGACCCGAGAGTCAACCCGGAAAGCCATAGTCAGGGGCATGAATTTAGAAGCGGGTCAAGTAAACCGAAAGTTTGTGGGTCAGAAAACCCGGTATGTATACTTGGCAATAGCGGAACCATGGCCGAAGTGTAGTGGTATTGCTAAGGTTGATTTGGAGACTAAGGAAGTGACTAAATTTATGTATGGTAAAGGAAGGTATGGAGGAGAGCCCTTTTTCGTGGCAAAAAAtagagaaggagaagaagaagaagatgatgatgatgatggtaaGAAAATTGGCAATGTTATTAATGATGAAGAAGGTGAAGGATACATTATGGGTTTTGTAAGAGATGAGATAAAGGAAAGGTCTGAGTTGGTGATAGTGAATGCAACAGGCATGGAGCAAGTAGCTTCCGTAAGTTTGCCCACTCGAGTGCCTTATGGATTTCATGGTACTTTTGTTAGTGAAGATGAATTAAAAGGACAGGCTTTGTCTTAA